From the genome of Solidesulfovibrio carbinolicus, one region includes:
- the pglZ gene encoding BREX-3 system phosphatase PglZ, whose product MNSWRDAILNDFVPNVSKLTLVADPDCLLTEEKLVLELRGRGFDLIEFSDPVEFRYAYESKYRSVWDRGEHTDLVVVLRLQDAELESLPYDLLQAGRKLSFNLGDLFPNLSYPVIEKLDRSLLDSLFEAQRKSPPDRMGDNATKDFILRHVFGIAAELIGGEVELLRALLRLHYGKLQIPLMLAERLIQVLKSHDGFKAWPLSEIVSDDEAFFAFLQERWPPFLSRLGSANQVREDSPEYGLKYPGPDHLSFDHQDIKVYIDNLFLEGKLTPVEAKDIEVDAGSWVRSGIATSGVDDDELRISRLFGLVEKELPTAEARYSDWITFALKWAELSSLVHCGNSFEHQTRLREIGEELNTSFAVWLADHYSSLINLPPTNPAMLHHVPRRLARNIEDSGSSRAALIVVDGLALDQWVTIRQLLQKQDANLVMRESATFAWIPTLTSVSRQSIFSGKPPLYFPSSINSTNSEEKLWKQFWEGHGLSRLDVAYQRGLGDGDAASVLDSAIHPGKTKVVGLVVDKVDKIMHGMQLGSAGMHNQIKQWCHAGFLSAMVGELLDYGYEVWLTADHGNIQCDGKGRPSEGVIAETRGERVRVYPTPELRAQVAGTFPFAHEWQPVGLPADYFPLVVGGHDAFVSPGEAIVGHGGIAIEEVIVPLVKFERRTR is encoded by the coding sequence ATGAATAGTTGGCGAGACGCCATCCTGAACGACTTTGTACCCAACGTCAGCAAGCTGACCCTGGTCGCGGACCCGGATTGCCTGCTGACCGAGGAAAAGCTGGTCTTGGAACTTCGCGGGCGCGGGTTCGACCTGATCGAGTTCAGTGACCCGGTCGAATTCAGGTACGCTTATGAGTCCAAGTACCGTTCTGTCTGGGACCGGGGTGAGCATACCGATCTGGTGGTGGTCCTCCGCTTGCAGGATGCGGAGCTGGAATCTCTGCCTTACGACCTGCTCCAGGCTGGGCGGAAGCTATCGTTCAACCTGGGGGATCTCTTTCCCAATCTGAGCTACCCGGTCATCGAGAAGCTCGACCGGAGCTTGCTGGATTCACTTTTTGAGGCCCAACGCAAGTCGCCGCCGGATCGCATGGGCGACAACGCCACCAAGGATTTCATTCTCCGCCATGTGTTCGGCATTGCGGCTGAACTGATTGGAGGCGAAGTGGAGCTGCTACGCGCCTTGCTGCGCCTACACTACGGAAAGCTCCAAATCCCGTTGATGCTGGCCGAGCGACTCATCCAGGTTCTCAAAAGTCATGATGGGTTCAAGGCCTGGCCCCTCTCTGAAATCGTTTCGGACGATGAAGCCTTCTTTGCCTTTTTGCAGGAACGCTGGCCGCCCTTTCTTTCCCGACTGGGTAGCGCCAATCAGGTGCGGGAAGATTCACCGGAATACGGCCTCAAGTATCCCGGCCCTGACCACCTGTCGTTCGACCATCAGGACATCAAGGTCTACATCGACAACCTGTTCCTGGAGGGGAAGCTCACCCCGGTCGAGGCCAAGGACATTGAAGTGGACGCCGGGTCTTGGGTGCGAAGCGGTATAGCCACCTCCGGCGTGGACGATGATGAGCTGCGGATTTCCCGCCTGTTTGGCCTTGTCGAGAAGGAGTTGCCCACTGCGGAAGCCCGCTACTCGGACTGGATCACCTTCGCACTGAAATGGGCCGAACTGTCTTCGCTGGTTCATTGCGGCAACAGCTTCGAGCATCAAACCCGGCTCAGGGAAATCGGTGAGGAACTGAACACGAGCTTTGCCGTTTGGCTGGCGGACCACTACTCCAGTCTGATCAATTTGCCGCCGACCAATCCGGCCATGCTCCACCATGTGCCGCGCCGCCTGGCTCGGAACATTGAGGACTCCGGTAGCAGCCGTGCGGCGTTGATTGTGGTTGATGGCCTGGCCCTGGACCAGTGGGTGACCATTCGCCAGCTTCTGCAAAAGCAAGATGCCAATCTGGTCATGCGCGAATCCGCGACCTTCGCCTGGATTCCGACACTGACCTCGGTATCGCGGCAATCGATTTTCTCGGGCAAGCCTCCGCTCTATTTCCCGTCATCCATCAACTCGACTAACAGCGAAGAGAAACTCTGGAAGCAGTTTTGGGAAGGCCATGGCCTGTCCCGGCTGGATGTTGCCTACCAGCGAGGCCTTGGCGACGGTGATGCTGCGAGCGTCCTCGACTCCGCAATCCACCCCGGGAAAACCAAGGTGGTGGGGCTGGTCGTGGATAAAGTTGATAAGATCATGCACGGCATGCAACTCGGCTCGGCCGGGATGCACAACCAGATCAAGCAGTGGTGCCATGCAGGATTTCTTTCCGCGATGGTCGGCGAACTGTTGGATTACGGTTATGAGGTCTGGCTGACGGCCGATCACGGCAACATCCAATGCGACGGCAAAGGCCGCCCGTCTGAAGGTGTTATTGCCGAAACTCGTGGCGAGCGGGTTCGTGTCTATCCCACGCCGGAGCTCCGTGCTCAGGTGGCTGGGACATTCCCGTTTGCCCACGAATGGCAGCCGGTCGGATTGCCAGCAGATTACTTTCCTCTGGTCGTCGGTGGCCACGACGCGTTTGTCAGCCCAGGAGAAGCCATCGTAGGTCATGGCGGTATAGCCATCGAAGAAGTCATCGTGCCCCTGGTGAAGTTTGAAAGGAGGACACGGTGA
- a CDS encoding AAA family ATPase: MITKWKVFNFKSIREETELDLGPLTIFAGANSSGKSTFIQSVLLVAQTLAHKVGSRSVVLNGALTSLGQFDDLKSNGGASDQITIKCTCRPLPDQDTAIGRRSQFAPRGAIYYGPHFNQLQEIACEISFDADASSSQRDLFQIQPRLFAAQLSCIFRDEDNVDQKADISIHHSTKAISEIEGADSFSEIDDQLRASLAYAVELDNGSMAEVKDDFRSAKPIGCMLRHFLPERIVYAIDTIEEDANAIAMALQDYGRRAIGLRRNMGRDILLSEEIIAVLRKVLEGTIDFDQIFNDKYRQKSLFDFEVDTLSFRSWYERLRSLPRDERLKVQQVLREREDLFDRIHQSMKASTAEKPETHAFVQASPPRLIMEATWYLDNFFASSLKYLGPLRDAPKPLYPLAPAADPHDVGLRGEHTASILELHKNKKIHYIPSVNFKEPVVEHKTVTRTLEAAVIDWLQYLGVASSVKSRDQGKLGHELKVGLANSDSTHDLTHVGVGVSQVLPILVMCLLADTDSTLVFEQPELHLHPKVQTLLGDFFLSMALCSKQCIVETHSEYLIDRLRFRIAAAPPEKALNSQAKIYFVEKPALDSSFREVVINEYGAISDWPEGFFDQSQQQAEAILTAALAKKRAKKNKD, from the coding sequence ATGATCACTAAATGGAAGGTCTTCAACTTTAAATCGATTCGTGAGGAGACTGAGCTGGATCTCGGCCCTCTTACGATCTTCGCTGGCGCAAACAGCAGCGGGAAAAGCACATTCATCCAATCCGTCCTTCTCGTAGCACAGACTTTGGCCCATAAGGTCGGATCGCGATCTGTCGTATTGAATGGTGCTCTCACGAGCCTGGGCCAGTTTGACGACCTGAAATCCAATGGTGGTGCTTCGGACCAGATCACCATCAAATGTACCTGTCGGCCACTTCCGGATCAGGATACTGCAATAGGCAGGCGGTCTCAGTTCGCGCCCCGTGGAGCTATTTACTATGGACCACACTTCAATCAGCTTCAGGAAATCGCTTGTGAGATTTCCTTTGATGCTGATGCTTCGAGCTCCCAGCGAGATCTGTTCCAAATTCAACCTCGGCTTTTTGCAGCTCAGTTGTCCTGCATATTCAGAGATGAGGACAATGTGGATCAGAAAGCCGACATATCGATCCATCATTCCACCAAGGCCATCTCCGAAATTGAAGGTGCTGACAGCTTTAGTGAAATAGACGATCAGTTACGCGCCAGCTTGGCTTACGCTGTTGAGCTGGACAATGGCTCCATGGCTGAGGTGAAGGATGACTTTCGCTCGGCCAAGCCAATCGGCTGCATGCTTCGACACTTTCTTCCCGAGAGAATTGTTTACGCTATCGATACCATCGAAGAGGACGCAAACGCCATCGCCATGGCTCTTCAGGATTATGGCCGCCGTGCCATTGGCTTACGGCGCAACATGGGAAGAGATATCCTTCTTTCCGAAGAGATCATTGCGGTGTTGCGCAAAGTCCTCGAAGGCACAATCGATTTCGACCAGATTTTTAATGATAAATATCGGCAAAAATCACTTTTCGATTTTGAAGTCGATACACTTTCATTCAGGTCTTGGTATGAAAGGTTGCGCAGCCTCCCACGCGACGAGCGCCTGAAGGTTCAGCAGGTCCTGCGTGAGCGCGAGGATCTTTTTGACCGCATCCACCAATCCATGAAGGCGTCAACGGCAGAGAAACCCGAGACCCATGCCTTTGTCCAAGCCAGTCCCCCTCGCTTGATAATGGAGGCTACCTGGTATCTGGATAATTTCTTCGCCTCGTCCTTGAAGTACCTCGGCCCGCTGAGGGATGCTCCCAAACCGCTGTATCCGCTCGCACCAGCAGCCGACCCACATGACGTAGGCTTACGCGGAGAACACACTGCTTCCATTCTAGAACTGCATAAAAACAAGAAGATCCACTACATCCCGTCGGTAAATTTCAAAGAGCCAGTAGTTGAACACAAAACAGTTACCCGAACACTTGAAGCAGCGGTTATCGATTGGCTCCAATATTTGGGAGTCGCAAGCTCAGTCAAAAGCCGAGACCAGGGCAAATTGGGGCACGAGCTTAAGGTGGGGCTTGCCAATTCAGATAGCACGCACGACCTCACGCATGTTGGTGTAGGCGTTAGTCAAGTTTTACCGATACTCGTTATGTGTCTTCTAGCCGACACGGACTCAACGCTAGTTTTCGAGCAACCAGAGCTGCATCTACACCCAAAAGTTCAGACATTACTGGGGGATTTCTTTCTTTCAATGGCACTGTGCAGCAAGCAGTGCATTGTTGAGACTCACAGCGAATACTTAATTGATCGCCTACGATTCCGGATTGCAGCGGCACCACCCGAAAAAGCGCTAAACAGCCAAGCCAAGATTTACTTCGTGGAAAAACCGGCACTGGATTCATCTTTCCGAGAGGTGGTGATCAACGAGTATGGAGCCATCTCAGATTGGCCAGAAGGGTTCTTTGATCAGTCACAACAGCAGGCCGAAGCGATTCTAACGGCAGCGCTGGCCAAGAAGCGGGCCAAGAAAAACAAGGATTGA
- a CDS encoding DNA methyltransferase — translation MKETSLFDSLLEEPQQPSGPVACLGMTFENDEARRAHFTQELREKLRDPDFRKIEGFPIGSDEDILNLSDPPYYTACPNPWIADFIAEWEAQKPIQPEGYHYHREPFAADVSEGKNDPVYNAHSYHTKVPHKAIMRYILHYTEPGHIVLDGFCGTGMTGVAAQMCGESEVVRSLGYQVKPDGTILQEETGEGTKKAWTPFSRLGARNGILNDLSPAATFITASLNRTENTKVFIQYSRKILEDVRNECGWMFETAHGGSKQKGNINYVIWSDVLLCTECGEEFVYWNEAVQHENNHVNKQYVCPHCSFELTRRELERKVETIFDVEIGKGITRPKQVPVLINYSVGKKRFEKSPDDFDIELVRNLENRAVPYSLPTELMMFKGTEWGDLFRGYHIGTTHVHHFYTKRNRWILSSIFARINECPKPIRGLLTAWFTGSQSRLTRLNRYMPDHGRHVGPLSGTYYMSSLPTEISPFYFFASKISDFSQIGVPASHAVAISTNSTTRLQVPDACVDYIFTDPPFGDNLPYSELNFLWESWLRVYTQNTDEAIVSKIQRKSTLEYMHLMEQCFREYYRVLKAGRWITVEFHNSKNSIWNAIQGAMGHAGFVISDVRTLDKKKGTTKQLSYMSGAVKQDLVLTAYKPNGGLEDRFKLEAGTEDGVWDFVSTHLKNLPVFVIKHGQIEAISERQHYLLFDRMVAFHVQRGVSIPLSASEFYSGLTQRFSERDGMYFLAEQVAEYDKRRLTVTQVTQLQLFVSDEASARQWLIEELKDKPQTFQEIHPHFMKQLGGWNKNETPLELLILLEQNFLRYDGKGPVPGQIHSYLSSNWKELRNLPKDDPTLVAKARDRWYLPDPTKAGDLEKLREKALLKEFEEYKDAKKKLKVFRLEAVRAGFKKAWQERDYAVIVAVADKIPNNVLEEDPKLLMWYDQAVTRMGGE, via the coding sequence TCGGCAGCGACGAGGACATTCTGAACCTGAGCGATCCGCCGTATTACACCGCCTGCCCGAACCCGTGGATTGCCGATTTCATAGCTGAATGGGAGGCGCAGAAGCCGATACAGCCTGAAGGATATCACTACCACCGTGAGCCTTTTGCGGCCGATGTGAGTGAGGGCAAGAACGACCCAGTTTATAACGCGCACTCCTACCATACCAAAGTGCCGCACAAGGCCATCATGCGTTACATCCTCCACTACACAGAACCAGGGCATATCGTTCTGGATGGATTCTGCGGCACCGGCATGACGGGTGTGGCCGCCCAGATGTGTGGTGAAAGCGAAGTGGTAAGGTCGCTCGGGTATCAGGTGAAGCCGGACGGGACCATTTTGCAGGAAGAGACTGGTGAAGGTACCAAGAAGGCTTGGACTCCATTTTCTAGGCTGGGTGCTCGCAATGGCATTTTGAATGATCTTTCTCCTGCCGCGACTTTCATAACTGCAAGTCTGAATAGAACAGAAAATACCAAAGTATTTATCCAGTATTCACGAAAAATACTTGAAGATGTAAGGAACGAATGCGGTTGGATGTTTGAGACAGCCCACGGCGGGAGTAAACAGAAAGGCAATATTAACTATGTGATTTGGTCTGATGTGCTGCTTTGTACTGAATGCGGTGAGGAGTTTGTCTACTGGAATGAAGCAGTTCAACACGAAAATAATCACGTCAACAAACAATACGTGTGCCCACATTGCTCCTTTGAATTAACCAGACGTGAACTTGAGCGTAAAGTGGAAACAATATTTGATGTCGAGATTGGCAAAGGTATAACTCGACCAAAGCAGGTTCCCGTTCTAATTAATTATTCTGTAGGAAAAAAGCGCTTTGAAAAATCACCAGATGATTTTGACATTGAACTAGTGAGAAATTTAGAAAACAGGGCAGTTCCCTATTCACTTCCGACGGAACTCATGATGTTTAAGGGAACGGAATGGGGGGACCTTTTTAGAGGCTATCATATTGGCACAACGCATGTTCACCATTTTTACACGAAACGTAATCGCTGGATACTTTCTTCGATTTTCGCTCGGATAAATGAATGCCCTAAGCCAATTAGGGGTCTTCTTACCGCATGGTTTACAGGCTCACAATCAAGATTGACAAGACTGAATCGCTATATGCCTGATCATGGCCGTCATGTGGGTCCATTGTCCGGTACTTATTACATGAGCTCTCTGCCTACAGAGATTTCTCCTTTTTATTTCTTTGCTTCAAAAATTTCTGATTTTTCTCAAATAGGCGTGCCCGCTTCACATGCGGTCGCTATATCCACAAATTCAACAACAAGATTACAAGTTCCCGATGCTTGTGTTGATTATATTTTCACAGACCCTCCTTTTGGCGACAACCTACCGTATTCAGAGCTTAACTTTTTGTGGGAATCATGGCTACGCGTTTATACGCAGAACACCGATGAGGCAATAGTGAGTAAAATTCAACGAAAAAGTACCCTGGAATATATGCATCTCATGGAGCAATGTTTCAGAGAATATTATAGAGTGCTCAAGGCAGGACGATGGATTACTGTTGAATTTCATAATTCCAAAAATTCTATATGGAATGCCATACAGGGGGCGATGGGGCATGCAGGATTTGTGATCTCCGATGTTCGAACGTTAGACAAGAAGAAAGGGACTACCAAACAGCTATCTTATATGAGTGGCGCGGTGAAACAAGATTTAGTTCTCACTGCTTATAAGCCTAATGGAGGGCTTGAAGATAGATTTAAACTCGAGGCCGGCACTGAGGATGGTGTCTGGGATTTTGTTAGTACGCATCTGAAGAATCTTCCTGTTTTTGTTATAAAACATGGTCAAATAGAAGCTATTTCAGAACGACAGCATTACTTGCTTTTTGATCGAATGGTTGCTTTTCACGTGCAACGAGGTGTGTCTATTCCTTTGTCTGCTTCTGAATTTTACTCTGGCCTCACACAACGTTTTTCAGAGCGAGATGGAATGTATTTTTTAGCAGAACAGGTTGCGGAATACGACAAAAGACGCTTGACAGTTACTCAAGTCACTCAACTTCAGCTCTTTGTCTCTGACGAAGCATCCGCACGACAGTGGCTTATAGAAGAACTGAAAGACAAGCCGCAGACTTTTCAAGAAATTCACCCTCATTTCATGAAGCAACTTGGTGGATGGAATAAGAATGAAACGCCTTTGGAGCTTTTGATTTTGTTGGAGCAGAACTTCTTGCGCTACGACGGCAAAGGCCCCGTGCCCGGGCAGATCCACTCCTATCTTTCCTCCAATTGGAAAGAGCTGCGTAACCTGCCCAAGGATGACCCGACCCTAGTCGCCAAGGCGCGTGACCGCTGGTACCTGCCTGATCCCACCAAGGCTGGCGACCTTGAAAAACTGCGCGAGAAGGCATTGCTCAAAGAGTTCGAAGAATACAAGGACGCCAAGAAAAAGCTCAAGGTTTTCCGTCTGGAAGCTGTCCGCGCCGGATTTAAGAAGGCCTGGCAGGAACGCGACTACGCCGTCATCGTCGCCGTTGCCGATAAGATCCCCAACAACGTCCTGGAAGAAGACCCCAAACTGCTCATGTGGTACGATCAGGCAGTAACACGGATGGGAGGGGAATAG
- a CDS encoding helix-turn-helix domain-containing protein, whose protein sequence is MTARQQAIFTLDELAAYLKVGKRTLYRLASHGEIPAFKVGGTWRFRQSEIDRWINDQIQAGRKKEVIRTDEQPKSAEHSVSSGRAVRRRRQTE, encoded by the coding sequence ATGACAGCGCGCCAGCAGGCGATCTTCACACTCGACGAGTTGGCTGCCTACTTGAAAGTCGGCAAGCGGACGCTTTACCGGCTCGCCTCGCACGGGGAGATTCCGGCCTTCAAGGTCGGCGGGACGTGGCGGTTTCGTCAAAGTGAAATCGATCGATGGATCAATGATCAGATCCAAGCAGGCAGAAAGAAGGAGGTGATACGCACAGATGAGCAGCCAAAGTCAGCGGAACACTCCGTGTCGTCTGGGCGCGCTGTCCGTCGCCGCAGGCAAACGGAGTGA
- a CDS encoding Hsp20/alpha crystallin family protein, translating to MDIDFKKLAPWNWFKKEQEEQQSTASLPVQRNDLPVAGGPVSPILQLHREIDRLFDDTFRGFGFPALAMPRWPSDWPGLLKPALDIQETDKQYKIALEVPGVEEKDIQITLDNDVLLVRGEKRQEQETKDGGFHRVERSYGSFQRALNLPADANQDTIKAAFKNGVLTITMEKREASAPKQGRSIPING from the coding sequence ATGGACATTGATTTCAAGAAATTGGCTCCCTGGAACTGGTTCAAGAAGGAGCAGGAAGAACAACAGAGCACTGCCTCGCTGCCGGTGCAGCGCAATGACCTGCCGGTGGCGGGTGGGCCCGTCAGTCCCATCCTGCAATTGCACCGCGAGATCGACCGCCTCTTCGACGACACGTTTCGAGGCTTCGGCTTTCCGGCGCTGGCCATGCCACGCTGGCCGTCGGACTGGCCGGGCCTGCTGAAGCCGGCGCTGGACATCCAGGAGACCGACAAGCAGTACAAGATCGCCCTGGAAGTGCCCGGCGTCGAGGAAAAAGACATCCAGATCACGCTCGACAACGACGTGCTGCTGGTTCGCGGTGAAAAGCGTCAGGAGCAGGAAACGAAAGACGGCGGTTTCCACCGTGTGGAGCGCTCCTACGGCAGCTTTCAGCGCGCTCTGAACCTGCCGGCCGATGCCAACCAGGACACGATCAAGGCCGCTTTCAAGAACGGCGTACTCACGATCACGATGGAAAAGCGCGAGGCCAGCGCGCCCAAGCAGGGCCGCTCGATCCCGATCAACGGCTGA
- a CDS encoding DEAD/DEAH box helicase has protein sequence MSLWQYSTVHNSACKVIEEQTLWGQTVCRVWLPNQDAVVRVPRSTLRPLSADLQPEIEAGRIAYVAAAAKVAEVLEGSASATVGHVLLAPMESNVIPLPHQIHALSRAISGDRVRYLLADEVGLGKTIEAGLVMRELKLRGLVRRILVVSPKGIATQWVAEMQTHFNEQFKLVLGDDIGTLQRLASGTDHRKSSWSMFDQVIVSLDSVKPMDKRRGWTADRVAEYNRSRFEDLITAGWDLVVVDEAHRLGGSTDQVARYKLGKGLAEAAPYVLLLSATPHQGKTDAFHRLMSLLDDDAFPDMDSVSRDRVAPYVIRTEKRKAIDADGKPLFKPRRTQMAPVAWESRHQLQQLLYEAVTDYVREGYNLALREKKRHIGFLMILMQRLVVSSTRAIRTTLERRLAALKEGEEQASLRLAELETGTEGSETPDDEIAELYDMDGQELLDKLLKSHVSALQSEGSHVETLLDAAVRCEQAGPDAKAEALIEWIYKLQAEENEPDLKVLIFTEFVPTQQMLKEFLEARGISVVSLNGSMTMEERRAAQDAFRKSHRVLVSTDAGGEGLNLQFAHVIINYDIPWNPMRLEQRIGRVDRIGQPKTVQAINFVFEDSVEFRVREVLEQKLSVIFDEFGIDKTGDVLDSAQAGELFEDVYASAILNPDGIETSVDHTVARIRDEIQQVREASAIYGISEEPDVQAAERLRSHPLPHWVERMTVGYLNSHGGAASRKRSWWDLNWPDGQEHRKAVFSAREADRLTDATLLSLENSHVRGLALNLPQVAAGQPLPCVTVSGLPASISGLWGLFEIRLQAGIHQKTQLLRIPMVRRGYISVFLSEEGKLFLPTARHIWDALQTAEAEMQATLGQDESITAHDRLQEAAEQAGQEMFDALQQAHLASVAREEERGIVSFASRRKAIERVGLPEVRQFRLSRCDADESEWRHELQSARQSVPEIRPLLMLRIIKGGVQ, from the coding sequence ATGAGTCTTTGGCAATATAGCACCGTTCATAACAGCGCCTGTAAGGTCATCGAGGAACAGACTTTGTGGGGGCAGACGGTGTGCCGTGTCTGGTTGCCGAACCAGGACGCGGTGGTGCGCGTACCCCGCTCCACCTTGCGGCCGCTGAGTGCTGACCTGCAGCCGGAGATTGAAGCCGGGCGTATAGCCTACGTGGCCGCCGCAGCCAAGGTGGCTGAGGTGCTCGAAGGCTCCGCCAGCGCCACCGTGGGTCATGTATTGCTGGCTCCCATGGAGTCCAATGTCATTCCGCTGCCGCACCAGATCCACGCCTTGTCCCGGGCCATCTCCGGCGACCGAGTGCGCTATCTGCTGGCCGATGAGGTGGGTCTCGGCAAGACCATCGAGGCCGGGCTGGTCATGCGCGAGCTCAAACTGCGCGGGCTGGTTCGGCGAATCCTAGTCGTCTCTCCCAAAGGCATCGCTACCCAGTGGGTGGCCGAAATGCAGACCCATTTCAACGAGCAGTTCAAGCTCGTGCTGGGCGACGACATCGGCACTTTGCAACGTCTGGCCTCAGGGACGGACCACCGGAAATCATCTTGGTCGATGTTTGATCAGGTTATCGTCTCCTTGGATTCGGTCAAGCCCATGGACAAGCGGCGCGGCTGGACCGCCGATCGCGTCGCCGAATACAACCGCAGCCGGTTCGAGGATCTGATCACCGCCGGTTGGGATCTGGTGGTGGTGGACGAAGCGCACCGCCTGGGCGGCAGTACCGACCAGGTCGCCCGCTACAAGCTCGGCAAGGGGCTGGCGGAAGCCGCGCCCTATGTGCTGCTCCTTTCGGCGACTCCCCATCAAGGGAAGACCGATGCCTTCCATCGCCTGATGAGCCTGTTGGATGATGACGCCTTTCCGGATATGGACAGCGTCTCCCGCGACCGGGTGGCTCCGTATGTCATCCGCACCGAAAAGCGCAAGGCCATCGATGCCGACGGCAAGCCGCTCTTCAAACCCAGGCGAACGCAGATGGCCCCGGTAGCCTGGGAGAGCCGTCACCAACTGCAGCAGCTTCTCTACGAGGCGGTGACCGACTATGTGCGCGAGGGCTACAACCTGGCCCTGCGCGAGAAGAAGCGGCATATTGGCTTTTTGATGATCCTGATGCAGCGCCTGGTGGTTTCCAGCACCCGGGCGATCCGCACCACGCTGGAACGGCGGCTCGCGGCACTCAAGGAAGGCGAAGAGCAAGCCAGCCTGCGCCTGGCGGAACTGGAAACCGGCACGGAGGGATCGGAAACCCCAGACGATGAAATAGCCGAGCTGTATGACATGGACGGCCAGGAGCTGCTCGATAAGCTGCTGAAATCCCACGTGTCGGCTCTGCAGAGCGAAGGCAGCCATGTGGAGACCTTGCTTGACGCGGCGGTCCGTTGTGAGCAGGCAGGTCCGGATGCCAAAGCCGAGGCGCTGATCGAGTGGATCTACAAGCTGCAAGCCGAGGAAAACGAACCGGATCTGAAGGTGCTGATCTTCACTGAGTTCGTGCCGACCCAGCAGATGCTAAAGGAGTTTCTGGAAGCCCGGGGAATCTCTGTGGTCAGCTTGAACGGCTCCATGACCATGGAGGAACGTCGGGCAGCCCAGGATGCCTTCCGCAAATCGCACCGCGTATTGGTTTCCACGGATGCAGGGGGCGAGGGTCTGAATCTGCAGTTCGCCCATGTCATCATCAACTACGACATCCCCTGGAACCCGATGCGGTTGGAACAGCGAATCGGCCGCGTGGACCGTATCGGCCAGCCAAAAACCGTACAAGCGATCAATTTCGTATTTGAGGATTCAGTCGAGTTCCGCGTCCGCGAAGTGCTGGAGCAGAAGCTCTCAGTGATCTTCGACGAGTTCGGCATCGACAAGACCGGCGACGTGCTCGACTCGGCCCAGGCCGGTGAGTTGTTCGAGGATGTGTACGCCTCGGCCATCCTTAATCCTGATGGCATCGAAACCTCCGTCGATCACACTGTGGCCAGGATTCGGGATGAAATTCAGCAGGTGCGCGAGGCCTCCGCCATCTATGGGATCTCCGAAGAACCTGATGTGCAGGCGGCTGAGCGTCTGCGCTCCCATCCGCTGCCTCACTGGGTGGAACGGATGACGGTCGGCTATCTCAATTCGCACGGCGGTGCGGCCAGCCGCAAGCGCTCCTGGTGGGATCTGAATTGGCCGGATGGCCAGGAACACCGCAAAGCCGTATTCAGCGCCCGGGAAGCGGATCGTCTAACCGACGCAACCCTGCTCAGTCTTGAAAACAGTCACGTCCGTGGTCTTGCCCTGAACCTGCCCCAGGTCGCGGCAGGTCAGCCATTGCCTTGTGTAACTGTAAGCGGGCTGCCAGCCAGCATCTCCGGGCTCTGGGGGCTCTTTGAGATCCGCCTTCAGGCCGGAATACACCAGAAGACACAACTTCTGCGCATCCCAATGGTGCGGCGTGGCTATATCAGCGTGTTCTTGAGCGAGGAAGGCAAACTGTTTCTACCCACGGCCAGGCATATCTGGGATGCGTTGCAGACAGCGGAAGCAGAAATGCAAGCCACCCTCGGGCAGGATGAATCCATCACCGCCCATGATCGTTTGCAGGAAGCGGCCGAGCAGGCCGGACAGGAGATGTTCGACGCCTTGCAGCAGGCACATCTCGCCTCTGTGGCTCGCGAGGAGGAACGCGGAATCGTCTCCTTTGCCTCGCGTCGCAAGGCCATAGAGCGGGTTGGGCTGCCGGAGGTGCGGCAATTCAGACTGTCTCGTTGCGATGCGGACGAATCCGAGTGGCGACATGAGCTGCAATCGGCAAGGCAGAGCGTGCCGGAAATCCGACCGCTGTTGATGTTGCGGATCATCAAGGGAGGCGTTCAATGA
- a CDS encoding DUF2188 domain-containing protein, with amino-acid sequence MPKKPGSHHVVPNADGGWDVKKDGATRSSGHFDKKQDAVDAKRKISQNQGTEFYIHGKDGKIQNKDSHGNDPYPPKG; translated from the coding sequence ATGCCAAAGAAACCAGGATCACATCATGTCGTACCCAACGCCGACGGCGGCTGGGACGTCAAGAAAGACGGCGCGACCCGCAGCAGCGGCCACTTCGACAAGAAGCAGGATGCCGTCGATGCCAAGCGCAAGATCAGCCAGAACCAAGGCACCGAGTTCTACATCCACGGCAAGGACGGGAAGATCCAGAACAAGGACAGCCACGGGAACGATCCGTATCCGCCGAAGGGATGA